In the genome of Cyanobacteriota bacterium, the window CCTCTCTTCTCAATACCAAAAATATCAGGGTTGACATTCTTGCCACTTCTATCAGTTTCTAATGCGTGCACATGGTAGATAAGAGGTTTATTACTAACTGCCTTAGCTTCAATTCCTGCCATCACTGTAAGCCAATCATGGACATGGATGAAGTCATGTTCTACTTCCTTGGCAATAATTCCTGCAACGTAAGCATAACGCAATACTTCACTGATTAAATTTGGTCCATAATCACCAGAAACACCTAGCTTATAAAAATGATCTTTGTCCTGCAGATGATAATTTTGCTCTAGCAATTTTTCGATAAGCTTAACGTAGCTCAGTTCATTTAAGTAAGGACTCAAAGGGCTATCTATTTGATAAATTCTCGCAAGTTCGGAATAAGACTCTTCTTTTACTGTTTCAGCAATTGTGCTCTTGGTCTCAATATCATGACTACTAACCAGCTTAAGGTGTAAATCTGCTGCTGGTTGTGATTTTAATTTAGGTAAAACAAAAGTTATGTCAATTCCAGCTTGATTTAATGCCTTAGTTAGATCATAACAGGCAACACCAAGTCCTCCACTAATATGTGGAGGAAATTCCCAGCCATACATTAGTACCTTGTAACCCATTTGACTTTATCCTTAACGCTAACAAGTATAACCTATCTAATCTTACTTAATGTTAAAGAAGTCAAAGATGAGCCGACAAACTAGCCAGAAGAACTGTCTGATAAGAATCATCAAATAAAAACAAAATTGGTGATTTGAAAAGCTCACAAAAAGAGCTAAGTGCATATAGTATTAGTTTATGTCAACAATATTAGAGAATACACAATTGATTAATCACACTGCTCCCAAAATAAATACTTTACTTGACCATGAATGGCTTGATACCAATGGGATAGGTGGCTATGCTTCAAGTACTATCGTCAATTGTCATAGCCGTAAATATCACGGACTCTTGGTTGCAGCATTAAAAGATACCAGTGATCGTTATGTATTTTTATCCAAATTTGATGAAAGACTTGACTATGATGAGCAGAGCTATCTACTCAATTTTCATTATTACAAACCTGGTGTTTTCATTCCCTTTAATGAAGAAGAGATGCTTCCTATGAGTTTTGATTTTGATAAACAGAATCAATGGATCTACAAGCACAAAGATTTTCACCTTGAAAAAGAGTTGCAGATGGTCAATGGTGAAAATACCGTCTTGCTTAAATATAGTATCAAAACAAAGAAAAAAACCTATCTGCAATTAAGCTCAATCTCAAACCCTTGCTTGCATATAGAACTTTTCACGGCAATAGTTACCAGAATGATCATATAAATCTCGATTATGCACATGGTGATAATTACTGTTCAATCAGTCCCTATCAAGGTTTGCCAGAGATCAAGTTTAATTTCAACAACAAAGCTGTGATTTCTCCACATCCATTTTGGTATAAGAATTTCCTCTTTAAAGAGGAAGAAGCAAGATCTTATGATGCTAATGATGATTTGGCTTGCCCTGCCAATTTTGAATTTGAACTCAAAGCAGGAGAAGATCTTTATATCTCAATTTCTGTTGAAGATAGTGTTACCGAAGCTAAACAAGCTTGGCAAGAGGAAAGCAAAAGAAGAGAAAGATTCTCAAATCAACTTAAACAAACTAACAAAATCAAAAGTCTATTTAATGGCTCGCAAGACTTTATTGCAACTTTAAATCACGCTGCACAGAAATTCATCATTAAGCCAAGTTGGAATTCTACTGATGATGCTGACGAGTATTCTATTATTGCTGGCTATCACTGGTTTGGAGAGTGGGGTAGAGACACAATGATCTCTTTACCAGGCTTGTTACTTGATACAAATCAAGATGATATTTACAAAAAAATCCTAAGACGATTTTTAAATTACCAGCAAGATGGCCTGATTCCTAATATCATTGGTAGTCCTCCTGCCTACAACAGTGTAGATGCTTCACTATGGTTATTTTGGGCAGTTCAACAACTGGAGACAAACACAGGCTCTAATAAATGGATCAAACAAGAATTCTGGCAAGATCTGAAAAACATCTTCACTGCTTACTCAACAAGCAATACTGATAAATTAAGATACCAAGAAAATGGCTTGATTGAATCCGGCAGCAAACAAGACTCACTTTCCTGGATGGATGCTTGCCTAGATGGTAGCTCTGTCATACCTCGCAGCGGAGCAATAGTGGAAATTAACGCTCTTTGGTATAATGCCGTCTGTTACACAGAACAATTAGCTAAGTCATTCAATGATCCCATCGTTGATAAAGCAGCTGAAATCAAAACAAAAATAGAAGAATCTTTTACTAAGACTTTTTATATACCAGAGAAAAAATATCTAGGTGATTTCTTCAATGAAGCAAAATTAAACCAACAACTTAGACCAAATCAGCTATTAGCCTGCTCACTTCCCTTCTCACCAATCGATATCAAGATTGCTCAAGAGATAGTTGAAGCTTGTACCCAAAAGCTCCTCACTCCCTTTGGGATGCGCACTCTTGCGCCGGATGATGTAAATTATCAAGGGCACTATCAAGGAGATACCCATAGTAGAGATCGAGCCTATCACAACGGCACCGTTTGGCCTTGGCTTTTGGGTCCTTATGGTGAAGCTCTATTACGAACCAGCTCTAACAAAACTCAGGCGAAAAAAACTATCAAAGAAATCATTAGCAACTTTGAACAACATCTCAGTGAATCTGGAATAACTTCAATCTCTGAAATTTTTGATGGCGACTTACCTTACCAAGCAAGAGGCTGCATTGCTCAAGCTTGGAGTGTTGCAGAGATTAGACGACTAGCACTCCTAGTCTCGTAAGAACTACTCATCAAAAATGATAACTATCTGGCTCAAGAATTTTTCTAGTAGCTACCTTGATAGCTTTGATTTTATTTCTAGCTGCAGCTTTCCCTAGTTCAACTAAACTATCAAAGTCATCAAATCCAAAGTTGGAATAAGCACTGGTATTAGGGTTAATAGCAATATCTGCTTTAGCCGCTTCCATACTAGATTCAGACCATGACAATAAATCCCAAGAATGATTAATGATACTACCAAGATTGATACCTTTGGTTAATTCGAAAGTATTTTGCAAGTCATAAAGAGCACCATCAATATCACCAACGAGACATGCTTGTGATTGTGTGTCACACGAAAAAATACCTTTGGCGGTTGTTGCATTTACAGCAATTTGCAGTGAACATTTTCTCTTGCGTAATAATCCTACTGGCACCTTACTGGTTAGAGCACCATCGACTAAGACCTTGCCATCTTTGATCAGAGGAGGAAAGATACCAGGAATTGCAGAAGTAGCCAAGGCTGCATCTCTCAACAAGCCTGAATTAATAATATGCCTAGTGGCTTGCCCAAGATCCGAGCTTACAACTTCAACTGGAATAGTTAAATCTGCAAAAGTTGTATCAGAAAAAACTCGTTCAGCTGTTCGTCTAATCTTGTCTCCTCTAAGCAAGGACTGTCTTGGAAAGAAGGATATGTCTTGAACTTTGCGTTTGGCTCCGATCGCTTCTTTGATTAATTCAGTCGTTTTGTAAGCTGATTGAGTTAAGGAATATGCAATTGCTACAATACCTCCAATACTTGTACCACTAATAAAATCTATCGGAATATCCTCGTCTTCTAGTATTTGTAAAACTCCCAGGTGAGTAAAGCCTCTTGCCGCACCCGAACCCAATGCCAGCCCCACTTCTTTTTTAATAGCAAGTCTTACCATGCGACCAAAGTCTTGATTTGATTTAAGCTTGTAGCAATGTTCGGCGTCACCTGACTGCTCATTGATAGACAGAAAAAAGGTTTTCGGTTTTTTATAGCTAGTCTTGAAGACTTGATAATCCTCATAACAATCAACAAAAACAATACAGTCATGCTCATTGAATAAAGCTGCAAGTTTTGCAAGATTAGAACTATTCAGTGAAACGACTAAAGGGTGACCGATAGGACCACATTCCTTCCAGCTTTGTATTTCTTGATCAATACTTTCAAGATCAGAATCTTGATCATTTATAAATTTGGTTTTACTACAAGCTTGCCGGATACCTTCTTGAATTTGTTTTACATGAGCTCTTAGTTCTTCATTATTCTCTTGAAAAACAAATACTGAGACAAAAGAATTGAACTTAGTTAATTCAAGCGGAGATTTGTATTGGAGCCTCGTCGTCAGGATTCTCATTAGAGCTTCATGAAGCTCAGGTTCATCTTCAAGGATTTTCCGAAAGCTTTCATGACTGATTGAAATAAGTTTCGAATCTTCAGCAGCTTTGATCTGTGCAGGGATGTTGATATTAGCAATCAACGCAAGCTCTGATAACACACTACCTTCTTGAAAAATCAATTCAGATTGCGAAGCATGTGCTTTAGCTGATAATTTGGCAATTAATTTACCTTGAACCAAAACCAGAAGAGATGCAGAATCCTCAGCTTCTTCTATAATTATTGATTCTTTGGGATAGTCTTTAATCTCAATATAGTTCTTTAGCGCATTAATCTCTTTTGCACTTAATTTTGAAAAAAAACTTATATCCTCCAGCTCTAGCATTAATCATTTATAATACATAATTAAGCGGGCAATAAGAGCTATTTTGTGATTTCAAACAATTTTTCAAGAAAGATAGAACAGATTTGGGGCTAGCTCCAGGTACTATAGTCATAAGTGAACACGATAAAGAGCTTGATTTTTCAAGTCTTTCAGTATCTAAAATCAATTATAACGAATCCTTCTTTGACAAAGAAGTTATAAATAAAATTCCCGAACTTGAACAATCATTTACTAATTTCAAAGACGATCAGATAACTTGGATCAATATTGATAGCTCAAAAGCAAACATAGTAAAAAAAGTAGGCGAAATATTAAAGATACACCCTTTGGTTCAGGAAGATATAGTGAACACCCATCAGGTTCCTAAAATTGAAAATTGGGATGATTACTTGTACGTTGTCATAAGGATGTTTTACTATGACAAAGAAAAAAAAGAAACTAACCATGAACAAATCAGTTTTATATTAGGTGATAATTATTTAATAAGTTTTCAGGAAAAACCTGGAGATGTATTCAATAATGTTCGTTCAAGAATTGAAAATACCAAAGGTCGCATTCGAACAATGCATGCTGATTACCTTCTCTATTCACTACTCGATTCAATTGTAGATCAATACTTTACTGTTATTGATAAATTTAGTGAGTTGGCAGAAACCATTGAAGACCAGCTTGAAAATAAATTAAATAATGCAAATCTAAAAAGAATTCAAAAGCTCAAAAGAGAAATTTTGTTCAATAGAAGGTATATAGTGCCAACAAGAGAGTTGATTAGCTCTCTAATTAAAACTGAATCAACTCTAATTAGCAAAGATCTACTTCCTTTTTTAAATGATTTATATGACCATGCTTTTCAAGTTAATCAGTCTTTTGAAATGCTGAGAGAATTTATAGTTAGTATTATCGAAATTGCACATTCTAATTTGAGCAATAAAATGAATGAAATTATGAAAGTACTTACTATGGTATCTACTGTTTTTATTCCGATTACTTTTATAGTAGGTGTTTATGGAATGAATTTTGTAAATATGCCAGAGCTTTCAATTCCTTGGGCATACCCAGCTGTTATTGCATTAATGCTGTTGATAGTCGTAGCTATGTTTATTTACTTTAAAAAGAAACATATGCCTAGCAATGAGCGATCGTGTGGCTAGAACGTGCCAGTTTGTGGCTTCATTCTTAGGTTAATGGAAGATCTTCACTCTAAGTCAAGTTTTAATTAGTTTCTTACTTATTCTCAACTATCCGGAAATTCCAGATAGTTCAAAACTGTTGACTTCTCACCACCAAAGTCAACGAAATGGGTACTTTTGTTGACTTTATAAACTATTCTAATTTAAAACCTAATAATATCAATGGTTTTTAGCTCATAAGATTTATTGACTTTTGCAGCACAAAGTCAACAAAAGTACCCATTTCGTTGACTTCTGCCAATTCAAGAGCTAAAATACAGATCAGAGGTTTAAGACACTAAATGGAAATAGGGAAATTAAAAAAACAAACTCAAGGCTATAACGCATTTATTCTCAATAAATTTCCGCCAAAAGAAGGTTTTGAATTTAACAACAAAATCATCAAAAAAGCAAGTCAAGCAAACTTGCTACTAGGAAGACTTGATGGAATTACTCAATTACTTCCCAATATAGATTTTTTCTTATTCATGTATATTCGTAAGGATGCTGCATCATCAAGTCAAATCGAAGGTACTCGAGCAACTATGCTTGATGCGATAGAAGCCGAATCTAAAACTTCACAAAAGTTACCTGATGATGTTAATGATATTTTGCACTACATTAGTGCCTTAAATTATGGTTTAGAAAGATTAGGAGAATTTCCACTCAGTCTTCGCTTTATAAGAGAAATTCACGAAGAGTTAATGAAAGATGCAAGATCCACTCATTTCTCCGATCCTGGAAATTTCAGGAAAAGTCAAAATTGGATAGGAGGTACAAACCCTAATAATGCTGCCTTTGTGCCACCGCCGCCAGAAGATATGCACAATGCTTTAAATGATTTTGAAAGTTTTTTAAATTCAGAAGATGAACTTTTACCAGTGATTAAAGCTGGTATTCTTCATGCTCATTTTGAAACAATTCACCCATTTCTTGATGGCAATGGTAGAACTGGAAGAATTTTAATTACCTTATTTTTATGGCTTGAAAAATTACTTGATAAACCTATACTGTTTCTCTCTGCTTATTTCAAAAAACATCAACAGCTCTATTACGATAAATTATCTCAATATCATTCAGAAGAAAGTAATATCGAAGCATGGTTAGAATTCTTTTTGGATGGAG includes:
- a CDS encoding Fic family protein, which produces MEIGKLKKQTQGYNAFILNKFPPKEGFEFNNKIIKKASQANLLLGRLDGITQLLPNIDFFLFMYIRKDAASSSQIEGTRATMLDAIEAESKTSQKLPDDVNDILHYISALNYGLERLGEFPLSLRFIREIHEELMKDARSTHFSDPGNFRKSQNWIGGTNPNNAAFVPPPPEDMHNALNDFESFLNSEDELLPVIKAGILHAHFETIHPFLDGNGRTGRILITLFLWLEKLLDKPILFLSAYFKKHQQLYYDKLSQYHSEESNIEAWLEFFLDGVIDVAKESIETVKQINILRDEDMAKIHSLGKTASASALQVLPELYKLPIVNVHTIQSWTGFTKQGAQNVIDRFIELGILEIKDQNVSYDRSFIYRRYVNIFSN
- the corA gene encoding magnesium/cobalt transporter CorA, coding for MGLAPGTIVISEHDKELDFSSLSVSKINYNESFFDKEVINKIPELEQSFTNFKDDQITWINIDSSKANIVKKVGEILKIHPLVQEDIVNTHQVPKIENWDDYLYVVIRMFYYDKEKKETNHEQISFILGDNYLISFQEKPGDVFNNVRSRIENTKGRIRTMHADYLLYSLLDSIVDQYFTVIDKFSELAETIEDQLENKLNNANLKRIQKLKREILFNRRYIVPTRELISSLIKTESTLISKDLLPFLNDLYDHAFQVNQSFEMLREFIVSIIEIAHSNLSNKMNEIMKVLTMVSTVFIPITFIVGVYGMNFVNMPELSIPWAYPAVIALMLLIVVAMFIYFKKKHMPSNERSCG
- a CDS encoding glycogen debranching enzyme N-terminal domain-containing protein; this encodes MLAYRTFHGNSYQNDHINLDYAHGDNYCSISPYQGLPEIKFNFNNKAVISPHPFWYKNFLFKEEEARSYDANDDLACPANFEFELKAGEDLYISISVEDSVTEAKQAWQEESKRRERFSNQLKQTNKIKSLFNGSQDFIATLNHAAQKFIIKPSWNSTDDADEYSIIAGYHWFGEWGRDTMISLPGLLLDTNQDDIYKKILRRFLNYQQDGLIPNIIGSPPAYNSVDASLWLFWAVQQLETNTGSNKWIKQEFWQDLKNIFTAYSTSNTDKLRYQENGLIESGSKQDSLSWMDACLDGSSVIPRSGAIVEINALWYNAVCYTEQLAKSFNDPIVDKAAEIKTKIEESFTKTFYIPEKKYLGDFFNEAKLNQQLRPNQLLACSLPFSPIDIKIAQEIVEACTQKLLTPFGMRTLAPDDVNYQGHYQGDTHSRDRAYHNGTVWPWLLGPYGEALLRTSSNKTQAKKTIKEIISNFEQHLSESGITSISEIFDGDLPYQARGCIAQAWSVAEIRRLALLVS
- a CDS encoding glycogen debranching enzyme N-terminal domain-containing protein; protein product: MSTILENTQLINHTAPKINTLLDHEWLDTNGIGGYASSTIVNCHSRKYHGLLVAALKDTSDRYVFLSKFDERLDYDEQSYLLNFHYYKPGVFIPFNEEEMLPMSFDFDKQNQWIYKHKDFHLEKELQMVNGENTVLLKYSIKTKKKTYLQLSSISNPCLHIELFTAIVTRMII
- a CDS encoding cyclic nucleotide-binding and patatin-like phospholipase domain-containing protein, producing the protein MLELEDISFFSKLSAKEINALKNYIEIKDYPKESIIIEEAEDSASLLVLVQGKLIAKLSAKAHASQSELIFQEGSVLSELALIANINIPAQIKAAEDSKLISISHESFRKILEDEPELHEALMRILTTRLQYKSPLELTKFNSFVSVFVFQENNEELRAHVKQIQEGIRQACSKTKFINDQDSDLESIDQEIQSWKECGPIGHPLVVSLNSSNLAKLAALFNEHDCIVFVDCYEDYQVFKTSYKKPKTFFLSINEQSGDAEHCYKLKSNQDFGRMVRLAIKKEVGLALGSGAARGFTHLGVLQILEDEDIPIDFISGTSIGGIVAIAYSLTQSAYKTTELIKEAIGAKRKVQDISFFPRQSLLRGDKIRRTAERVFSDTTFADLTIPVEVVSSDLGQATRHIINSGLLRDAALATSAIPGIFPPLIKDGKVLVDGALTSKVPVGLLRKRKCSLQIAVNATTAKGIFSCDTQSQACLVGDIDGALYDLQNTFELTKGINLGSIINHSWDLLSWSESSMEAAKADIAINPNTSAYSNFGFDDFDSLVELGKAAARNKIKAIKVATRKILEPDSYHF